From Rhodovastum atsumiense, a single genomic window includes:
- the fusA gene encoding elongation factor G: MSGTPLERIRNIGITAHIDAGKTTTTERILYYTGVSHKIGEVHDGNTTTDYMEQERERGITITSAAVTCEWKDHRINIIDTPGHIDFNIEVNRSLRVLDGAVFIIEGVAGVQPQSETNWRLADRYNVPRIIFINKLDRTGADFYRAFDTLKEKLDIVALPLQLPIGIEDRFVGVVDLVEMKAIVWEGGELGAKYHDEPIPADLEEKAKEYRQTLLDTALSVDDAAMEEYFEHGDVAVATLKRCIKAGAISGAFRPVLCGTAFKNKGVQPLLDAVLDYLPSPLDVPGIAVAGEEGEEEQDESLRRRIKADPKASFAGLAFKIINDKYGTLTFVRVYAGTLKSGDTLLNTTKGHKERVGRMFQMHADKRAEIKEVEAGDIAAFVGLKDTGTGDTLASQDDPVVLERMAFPVPVIDISVEPRTKDSVEKMTIGLQKLAGEDPSLRLRTDQETGQTILSGMGELHLEIIIDRLRREYGVEANIGAPQVAYRETISKSHTEVYTHKKQTGGSGQFAEVKIIFEPQERNGGVVFENKVVGGSVPREYIPAVEKGIKMQADTGVLAGFPTVDFKYTLVDGKYHDVDSSALAFEIAAKACFREGMKKAGPIILEPIMDVEVTTPQDHVGDVVGDLNRRRGMIQNQESAGSTVMVRAHVPLKEMFGYISDLRSMTKGRASFTMQFNHYEPVPRNIADEIMAKSA; encoded by the coding sequence GTGTCCGGAACGCCGCTTGAGAGGATTCGCAATATCGGGATCACCGCGCATATCGACGCGGGGAAGACCACCACGACCGAGCGCATTCTCTATTACACGGGCGTGTCACACAAGATCGGCGAGGTGCATGACGGCAACACCACGACCGACTACATGGAGCAGGAGCGTGAGCGTGGCATCACGATCACGTCCGCCGCGGTGACGTGCGAGTGGAAGGACCACCGCATCAACATCATCGACACGCCTGGCCATATCGACTTCAACATCGAGGTGAACCGCTCGCTGCGCGTGCTGGATGGCGCGGTGTTCATCATCGAGGGCGTGGCCGGCGTGCAGCCGCAGTCCGAGACCAACTGGCGTCTCGCCGACCGCTACAACGTCCCGCGCATCATTTTCATCAACAAGCTTGACCGTACCGGCGCCGATTTCTACCGCGCCTTCGACACGCTGAAGGAAAAGCTCGATATCGTGGCGCTGCCGCTGCAGCTGCCGATCGGCATCGAGGACCGCTTCGTGGGCGTCGTCGACCTCGTCGAGATGAAGGCCATCGTCTGGGAAGGCGGCGAACTCGGCGCCAAGTACCATGACGAGCCGATCCCCGCGGATCTGGAAGAGAAGGCCAAGGAATACCGCCAGACCCTGCTCGACACCGCACTGTCGGTGGACGACGCGGCGATGGAGGAATATTTCGAGCATGGTGACGTCGCCGTCGCCACGCTGAAGCGCTGCATCAAGGCCGGCGCCATCAGCGGCGCCTTCCGCCCCGTGCTGTGCGGCACCGCCTTCAAGAACAAGGGCGTGCAGCCGCTGCTCGACGCCGTGCTCGACTACCTGCCGAGCCCCCTGGACGTCCCGGGCATCGCCGTCGCCGGCGAGGAAGGCGAGGAGGAGCAGGACGAGAGCCTGCGCCGCCGCATCAAGGCCGACCCGAAGGCATCCTTCGCCGGTCTGGCCTTCAAGATCATCAACGACAAATACGGCACGCTGACCTTCGTGCGCGTCTATGCCGGCACGCTGAAGAGCGGCGACACGCTGCTGAACACCACCAAGGGCCACAAGGAACGCGTCGGCCGCATGTTCCAGATGCATGCCGACAAGCGCGCCGAGATCAAGGAAGTCGAGGCCGGCGACATCGCCGCCTTCGTCGGCCTGAAGGACACCGGCACGGGCGACACGCTCGCCTCGCAGGACGATCCGGTGGTGCTGGAGCGCATGGCCTTCCCGGTGCCGGTGATCGACATCTCGGTCGAGCCGCGCACCAAGGACTCGGTCGAGAAGATGACGATCGGCCTGCAGAAGCTGGCCGGCGAGGATCCGAGCCTGCGCCTGCGCACCGACCAGGAGACCGGCCAGACCATCCTCTCCGGCATGGGCGAGCTGCATCTCGAGATCATCATCGACCGCCTGAGGCGTGAATACGGCGTCGAGGCGAATATCGGCGCGCCGCAGGTGGCCTATCGCGAGACCATCAGCAAGTCGCACACCGAGGTCTACACCCATAAGAAGCAGACCGGCGGCTCCGGCCAGTTCGCCGAGGTGAAGATCATCTTCGAGCCGCAGGAACGCAACGGCGGCGTGGTGTTCGAGAACAAGGTGGTCGGCGGCTCGGTGCCGCGGGAATACATCCCGGCGGTCGAGAAGGGCATCAAGATGCAGGCCGACACCGGCGTGCTGGCCGGCTTCCCCACGGTGGACTTCAAGTACACCCTGGTGGACGGCAAGTACCACGACGTCGACTCCTCGGCGCTGGCCTTCGAAATCGCCGCCAAGGCCTGCTTCCGCGAAGGCATGAAGAAGGCCGGGCCGATCATCCTCGAGCCGATCATGGACGTGGAAGTGACCACGCCGCAGGACCATGTCGGCGACGTGGTGGGCGACCTCAACCGCCGCCGCGGCATGATCCAGAACCAGGAGAGCGCCGGCTCCACCGTCATGGTGCGCGCGCACGTGCCGCTGAAGGAAATGTTCGGCTACATTTCCGACCTGCGCAGCATGACCAAGGGCCGCGCGTCCTTCACCATGCAGTTCAACCACTACGAGCCGGTGCCGCGGAACATCGCCGACGAGATCATGGCGAAGAGCGCGTAA
- a CDS encoding YdcF family protein, with the protein MSAFLGYLANALARPSVALTLIALAGLVCLFARRAILARVLLVSGIGCQALLLALPVDQWIARPLEDWYPQRHEAPARVDGIVVLGGAVRPWIAGDRGTPGLNSAAERMTTFVALARQHPEARLVFTGGMGWMTPGGTTEADAARLFFADFGLADRVVYEAASDNTWENAVLTRDLVRPRPGETWLLVTSALHMPRAVATFRAAGWEVEPWPSAYRTRRHFAWRLSLELADRLELLDSAAHEWLGLLAYRLRGRAVAPADGPAPQ; encoded by the coding sequence ATGTCAGCCTTCCTGGGTTACCTCGCCAACGCGCTCGCCCGCCCGAGCGTGGCCCTCACGCTCATCGCCCTGGCCGGGCTGGTCTGTCTGTTCGCCCGGCGGGCCATCCTGGCGCGCGTGCTGCTGGTGAGCGGCATCGGCTGCCAGGCGCTGCTGCTGGCGCTGCCGGTCGACCAGTGGATCGCCCGGCCGCTCGAGGACTGGTACCCACAGCGGCACGAGGCGCCGGCCAGGGTGGACGGAATCGTGGTGCTCGGCGGCGCGGTACGGCCCTGGATCGCCGGGGACCGTGGCACCCCCGGCCTCAATTCCGCCGCCGAGCGCATGACCACCTTCGTCGCGTTGGCCCGGCAGCATCCCGAGGCGCGGCTGGTGTTCACCGGCGGCATGGGGTGGATGACGCCGGGCGGCACCACGGAAGCGGACGCGGCACGGCTGTTCTTCGCCGATTTCGGACTGGCCGATCGGGTCGTCTACGAGGCGGCCTCCGACAACACCTGGGAAAACGCGGTGCTCACCCGGGATCTGGTGCGGCCCCGGCCGGGCGAGACCTGGCTGCTGGTGACCTCGGCCCTGCACATGCCGCGCGCGGTCGCGACCTTCCGCGCGGCCGGCTGGGAGGTGGAGCCGTGGCCCTCGGCCTATCGGACGCGGCGGCATTTCGCCTGGCGGCTGTCGCTGGAACTGGCCGACCGGCTGGAATTGCTGGATTCGGCCGCGCATGAGTGGCTGGGACTGCTGGCCTACCGCCTGCGCGGCCGCGCCGTGGCGCCGGCGGACGGGCCGGCTCCGCAGTAA
- a CDS encoding ROK family protein has translation MPSSTSGDPASPIATHGGSVLPAVCVDAYNAELRSDEGFLGDRASRGAFRDTLESWRERLRTAGEDPFGDTPTETIGKSTLDRVLADGDPNAAGVVQAAIEAFAQEFAGVIRHLLRTPDWQGTPRIVVGGGLRGGRIGELVIGRTAVLLKGERCEVDLLPIRHDPDEAGLIGCAHLAPTWLFAGHDSILGVDIGGTNIRAGLVELRLDRGPDLARTRVREPLLWRHRKDQPGREQAVERLAEMLRTLIERAHKKKQMLAPFIGIGCPGLIRPDGRIARGGQNLPGDWEAEDFNLPARLREAIPAIGSHETVCLLHNDAVVQGLSEAPFMRDVPQWGVLTIGTGLGNARFTNRPRPP, from the coding sequence ATGCCGTCCTCAACATCAGGCGATCCGGCGTCACCGATCGCCACGCATGGCGGATCGGTCCTGCCCGCCGTCTGCGTCGATGCCTACAACGCCGAGCTGCGCAGCGACGAGGGCTTCCTCGGCGACCGCGCCAGCCGCGGCGCGTTCCGCGACACGCTGGAGTCCTGGCGGGAGCGGCTGCGGACCGCCGGCGAGGATCCCTTCGGCGACACCCCCACCGAAACCATCGGCAAGTCCACGCTCGATCGCGTGCTTGCGGACGGCGACCCCAATGCCGCCGGCGTCGTGCAGGCCGCCATCGAGGCGTTCGCGCAGGAATTCGCCGGCGTGATCCGCCACCTGCTGCGCACGCCCGACTGGCAGGGCACCCCGCGCATCGTGGTCGGCGGCGGGCTGCGCGGGGGACGAATCGGCGAGCTGGTGATCGGCCGGACCGCCGTGCTGCTGAAGGGCGAGCGCTGCGAGGTCGACCTGCTGCCGATCCGCCACGATCCCGACGAGGCCGGCTTGATCGGCTGCGCGCACCTCGCCCCGACCTGGCTGTTCGCCGGGCATGACAGCATCCTGGGCGTCGATATCGGCGGCACCAACATCCGCGCCGGGCTGGTGGAGCTGCGGCTGGACCGGGGCCCCGACCTCGCCCGCACCCGGGTGCGCGAGCCGCTGCTGTGGCGGCACCGCAAGGACCAGCCGGGCCGCGAGCAGGCAGTGGAACGGCTGGCGGAGATGCTGCGGACGCTGATCGAGCGCGCCCACAAGAAGAAGCAGATGCTCGCGCCGTTCATCGGCATTGGCTGCCCCGGCCTGATCCGGCCGGATGGCAGGATCGCCCGTGGCGGCCAGAACCTTCCCGGCGATTGGGAGGCGGAGGACTTCAACCTGCCGGCGCGGCTGCGCGAAGCAATCCCGGCGATCGGCAGCCACGAGACGGTGTGCCTGCTGCACAACGATGCCGTGGTGCAGGGGCTGTCGGAGGCGCCCTTCATGCGCGACGTGCCGCAGTGGGGGGTGCTGACCATCGGCACCGGGCTCGGCAATGCCCGCTTCACCAATCGCCCCCGTCCCCCCTGA